One window from the genome of Rariglobus hedericola encodes:
- the pnp gene encoding polyribonucleotide nucleotidyltransferase, with protein sequence MSLKQKHSVTIPELGITLSTGTYAALANGAVNVAVGETNVFVTACVAASMKPGQDFFPLTVDYREKYAAAGRFPGGYFKREGRPSEKEILTSRLCDRPCRPLFPEGFLNEVQIIGQLMSADQINEADIPMVNGASAALAISDIPWNGPIAAVRVAEIDGVFVANPTIEQMFQSSLDLIYVGNEKDMLMIEGSADQIPEDRFIEALEFAHNAIQPIIRGIKELVALVGKPKAHFALVGASPEARAIIERVVPTERIVTAIFGHEKAVRSANVKGLKAEAHAALSLELGAGRFSDVDLNVVFEDLQYKAYRKAVLERGVRADGRDAKSLRPLHSEVGILPRVHGSASFKRGDTQSIVLTTLGPTKEAQDLDALTGGVKSKSFILHYNFPPFSVGETGRFGSPGRREVGHGALAERSLVPVLPPEDVFPYSIRVVSEIMASNGSTSMASICGGCLSLMDAGVPIIAPVAGISCGLMTETAADGSIAKWTTITDIIGEEDHFGDMDFKLAGTTKGITGFQLDLKINGLPFEIAKVAIHQAREARVEILKNMMASIPAPRKDLSAFAPRIQTVQIDPEKIGLLIGPGGKTIRRIVETTGAQIDIADDDSGKVFIYSNNAEASARALQEIDSLCGGGSGGGGRGGNAGGPPIEEGKIYTGRVTGVKEFGAFVECLPGKEGLCHISELADFRVRRTEDVVKMGDSITVKCIGIDERSGKVRLSRKAAMKELEGQGQPAASEAPVA encoded by the coding sequence ATGTCCCTTAAGCAGAAACACTCCGTCACGATCCCCGAACTCGGGATCACCCTGTCCACCGGCACCTACGCCGCCCTAGCCAATGGCGCGGTCAACGTTGCCGTCGGTGAGACCAACGTCTTCGTCACCGCTTGCGTCGCCGCCAGCATGAAACCCGGCCAGGACTTCTTCCCCCTCACTGTCGATTACCGCGAGAAATACGCCGCCGCCGGCCGCTTCCCCGGCGGTTACTTCAAGCGCGAAGGCCGTCCGTCCGAAAAGGAAATCCTCACCTCCCGCCTTTGCGACCGTCCTTGCCGCCCCCTCTTCCCCGAGGGTTTCCTCAATGAGGTCCAGATCATCGGCCAGCTGATGTCGGCCGACCAGATCAACGAGGCCGACATCCCCATGGTCAACGGCGCCTCCGCCGCCCTCGCCATCTCCGACATTCCGTGGAACGGACCGATCGCCGCCGTGCGCGTTGCCGAAATCGACGGCGTGTTCGTCGCCAACCCGACCATCGAACAGATGTTCCAATCCTCCCTCGACCTCATCTACGTGGGCAACGAGAAGGACATGCTCATGATCGAAGGCTCCGCCGATCAGATCCCCGAAGACCGTTTCATCGAGGCCCTCGAATTCGCGCACAACGCCATCCAGCCGATCATCCGCGGCATCAAGGAACTCGTCGCCCTCGTCGGCAAGCCCAAGGCCCACTTCGCCCTCGTCGGCGCCAGCCCCGAGGCCCGCGCCATCATCGAGCGCGTCGTCCCCACCGAGCGCATCGTCACCGCGATCTTCGGCCACGAAAAAGCCGTCCGCTCCGCCAACGTCAAGGGCCTCAAGGCCGAAGCCCACGCCGCCCTCTCGCTCGAGCTCGGCGCCGGCCGCTTCAGCGACGTGGACCTCAACGTTGTCTTCGAAGACCTCCAATACAAAGCCTACCGCAAAGCCGTCCTCGAGCGCGGCGTCCGCGCCGATGGCCGCGATGCCAAGAGCCTCCGCCCGCTCCACTCCGAGGTCGGCATTCTCCCCCGCGTCCACGGTTCCGCCTCCTTCAAACGTGGCGACACCCAGAGCATAGTTCTCACGACCCTCGGGCCGACCAAGGAGGCCCAGGACCTCGACGCCCTCACCGGCGGCGTGAAGTCCAAGAGCTTCATCCTCCACTACAACTTCCCGCCGTTCTCCGTCGGTGAAACCGGTCGCTTCGGTTCCCCCGGTCGCCGCGAAGTCGGCCACGGCGCCCTCGCTGAGCGTTCCCTCGTCCCCGTCCTCCCGCCCGAGGATGTGTTCCCCTACTCCATCCGCGTCGTCTCCGAGATCATGGCCTCCAACGGCTCGACCTCGATGGCCTCGATCTGCGGCGGCTGCTTGTCCCTCATGGACGCCGGCGTGCCCATCATCGCCCCCGTCGCCGGTATTTCCTGCGGTCTCATGACCGAGACCGCCGCCGACGGCTCCATCGCCAAGTGGACCACCATCACCGACATCATCGGTGAGGAAGACCATTTCGGTGACATGGACTTCAAGCTCGCCGGCACCACCAAGGGCATCACTGGCTTCCAGCTCGATCTGAAGATCAACGGTCTTCCCTTCGAGATCGCCAAGGTCGCCATCCACCAGGCCCGCGAAGCCCGCGTCGAGATCCTCAAGAACATGATGGCCTCGATCCCCGCGCCCCGCAAAGACCTCAGCGCCTTCGCCCCCCGCATCCAGACCGTGCAGATCGATCCCGAAAAGATCGGCCTCCTCATCGGACCCGGCGGCAAAACCATCCGTCGCATCGTGGAAACGACCGGCGCGCAGATCGACATCGCCGACGACGATTCAGGCAAGGTGTTTATCTACTCCAACAACGCTGAAGCCTCGGCCCGCGCCCTCCAGGAAATCGACTCCCTCTGCGGTGGCGGCAGCGGTGGTGGCGGTCGCGGCGGCAACGCCGGCGGCCCTCCCATCGAGGAAGGCAAGATCTACACCGGTCGCGTAACCGGCGTGAAAGAATTCGGCGCCTTCGTCGAATGCTTGCCCGGCAAGGAAGGCCTCTGCCACATCAGCGAACTCGCCGACTTCCGCGTGCGCCGCACCGAAGACGTCGTGAAGATGGGCGACAGCATCACCGTAAAGTGCATCGGCATCGACGAGCGCTCCGGCAAGGTCCGCCTCAGCCGCAAAGCCGCGATGAAAGAACTCGAAGGCCAGGGCCAGCCCGCTGCCTCCGAAGCCCCCGTCGCCTAA
- the surE gene encoding 5'/3'-nucleotidase SurE, which translates to MRLLITNDDGIDSPFLHALTDALRAARHDLRIAAPKTEQSWIGCAKSRLRPVASAVAIRDFGCPAWMIDGTPSDCVSIALAHLLPPDEPIDAVVSGINIGRNASLGFILASGTIAGAWEGAVHGLPAIAFSQDLTAAQFEAYRTSGHRADADLQHTLDASATRAAQLVPGLVASTPARGFIVHNVNFPYPCGHDTPVHRTIPARVIVPGLFGPAADDGTHRFIFKFGEDISPPSPLTDAAALSAGFISHTVLDYTALGTNGFPS; encoded by the coding sequence ATGCGCCTCCTCATCACCAACGACGACGGCATCGACAGTCCGTTCCTCCACGCGCTCACCGACGCCCTCCGCGCCGCCCGCCACGACCTGCGCATCGCCGCACCCAAGACCGAGCAAAGCTGGATCGGCTGCGCCAAATCCCGTCTTCGTCCCGTCGCCTCCGCCGTCGCCATCCGCGACTTCGGCTGCCCCGCCTGGATGATCGATGGCACGCCCAGCGACTGCGTGAGCATCGCCCTCGCCCACCTCCTCCCGCCCGACGAACCCATCGATGCCGTCGTCTCCGGCATCAACATCGGCCGCAACGCCTCCCTCGGCTTCATCCTCGCCAGCGGCACCATCGCCGGCGCCTGGGAAGGCGCCGTCCACGGGCTTCCCGCCATCGCGTTTTCACAAGACCTCACCGCCGCGCAATTCGAGGCCTACCGCACCTCCGGTCACCGCGCCGACGCCGATCTTCAACACACGCTCGACGCCTCCGCCACCCGCGCTGCGCAACTCGTGCCCGGCCTGGTCGCCTCCACGCCCGCACGCGGCTTCATCGTTCACAACGTCAACTTCCCGTATCCATGCGGGCATGACACACCCGTTCATCGCACGATTCCCGCCCGCGTGATCGTCCCCGGCCTCTTCGGCCCCGCCGCCGATGACGGCACGCATCGCTTCATCTTCAAATTTGGCGAAGACATCTCGCCGCCCTCCCCGCTTACCGACGCCGCCGCGCTCTCCGCCGGCTTCATCAGCCACACCGTTCTTGATTACACAGCGTTGGGAACAAACGGGTTCCCAAGCTGA
- a CDS encoding DUF2959 family protein: protein MMKPRTSLFALSFSAGLLALTLTGCSSFSGRSAGPDATKPVGGKAINLLQLRDNVKATRVSLNRTTDALNRIPTAPNAQEAYASFSLELAAFKKLSAETLQDSADVRNRGRELFTQWDLETQSIKNPDIRAIAEKRRSALSASYNEMITPLITARVDLADVTSDLTDIQKALSLDLTPAGIDAVKKPIDKINRSAKTSANSLDAFADKLDKIVAELPSATVAPVK from the coding sequence ATGATGAAACCTCGCACCTCACTCTTTGCCCTTTCGTTTTCGGCCGGTCTCCTCGCGCTGACTTTGACTGGATGCTCGTCCTTCTCCGGTCGCTCCGCCGGCCCCGATGCCACCAAGCCTGTTGGAGGCAAGGCCATCAACCTCCTGCAGCTTCGCGACAACGTAAAAGCCACCCGCGTTTCGCTCAATCGCACGACCGATGCGCTCAACCGCATCCCTACCGCACCGAACGCCCAGGAAGCTTACGCATCCTTCAGCTTGGAGCTGGCCGCCTTCAAGAAACTGTCCGCAGAAACTCTTCAGGACTCAGCCGATGTCCGTAATCGCGGCCGCGAACTGTTCACCCAGTGGGACCTCGAAACCCAATCGATCAAGAACCCCGATATCCGCGCGATTGCCGAGAAGCGCCGTAGCGCTCTTTCCGCCTCCTATAATGAGATGATCACGCCCTTGATCACCGCTCGCGTTGATCTCGCCGATGTCACCTCCGATCTCACCGACATCCAGAAGGCCCTCTCGCTTGATCTCACTCCCGCCGGTATCGACGCCGTCAAAAAGCCCATCGATAAGATCAACCGCTCCGCCAAAACCTCGGCCAACAGCCTTGATGCATTTGCGGACAAGCTGGACAAGATCGTCGCCGAACTTCCCTCGGCCACCGTCGCTCCGGTAAAATAA
- a CDS encoding ABC transporter ATP-binding protein, producing MIEVRNLTRVFRTYKKQPGFWGGIKGLFKREFEETAAAKDITFDIAEGEFVGFLGPNGAGKTTTLKMLSGLIYPTSGTARVAGYDPTKRENAYRRLFALVLGQKNQLWWDLPAQESFLLLRHIYGIPAKQYQDTLDELVDLLDVRAKLNVMVRELSLGERMKMELIAALLHRPRVLFLDEPTIGLDVVSQKAVRNFLREYNRKYKVTILLTSHYMADIKELCERVIVIHKGIKIYDGALDRLEATGGRKKIIKFRPAQLPFPALDELAGGKSTVADDGEVVLHVPSDQVVSISQRILAAGPVADITIEDVPLEDVITELFNAH from the coding sequence ATGATCGAAGTTCGCAATCTCACCCGGGTCTTTCGCACCTATAAAAAACAGCCCGGTTTCTGGGGCGGCATCAAAGGGCTCTTTAAACGCGAGTTCGAGGAAACCGCCGCGGCGAAAGATATCACGTTCGACATCGCCGAGGGTGAATTCGTCGGCTTCCTCGGTCCCAACGGCGCCGGCAAGACCACGACCCTCAAAATGCTCTCGGGCTTGATTTACCCGACCAGCGGCACGGCCCGCGTGGCCGGTTACGATCCCACCAAACGCGAAAACGCCTACCGCCGTCTCTTCGCCTTGGTCCTCGGCCAAAAAAATCAACTTTGGTGGGATCTGCCCGCGCAGGAATCTTTCCTCCTGCTCCGCCATATTTACGGCATCCCCGCCAAACAGTATCAAGACACCCTCGACGAACTCGTCGACCTCCTCGATGTCCGCGCCAAGCTCAACGTCATGGTGCGCGAGCTTTCGCTGGGCGAACGCATGAAGATGGAGCTCATCGCCGCCCTGCTTCATCGTCCGCGCGTGCTGTTTCTCGACGAGCCCACCATCGGCCTCGACGTCGTTTCGCAGAAGGCCGTCCGCAATTTTCTCCGCGAGTATAATCGCAAATACAAGGTCACGATCCTGCTCACGAGCCACTACATGGCCGACATCAAAGAACTTTGCGAACGCGTGATCGTGATCCACAAGGGCATCAAGATTTACGACGGCGCACTTGACCGCCTGGAAGCCACCGGCGGTCGCAAAAAGATCATCAAGTTCCGTCCCGCCCAGCTGCCGTTCCCCGCACTGGACGAACTCGCCGGAGGCAAATCGACCGTCGCTGACGACGGTGAAGTCGTTCTGCACGTGCCCAGCGATCAGGTGGTTTCCATTTCGCAACGCATCCTCGCCGCCGGCCCCGTCGCCGACATCACGATCGAAGATGTGCCGCTTGAGGATGTTATCACCGAACTTTTCAACGCGCACTGA
- a CDS encoding META domain-containing protein, giving the protein MSPTTASRLLAVLFVFGGLIALSGCFSSTSPASGQSSIRTLTTLGNTNWVLSSWTSADGKKQPILSPAPTLTIGYQGRISGQSGVNNYVGNVRVYDDRLNWGEHLGVTRMAGSPELMASENRYLSDLKLTQSVTVRGNLLVFMGKKSPRLEYVRADP; this is encoded by the coding sequence ATGTCACCTACCACCGCCTCCCGCCTGCTCGCCGTTCTTTTTGTCTTCGGTGGTCTCATCGCCTTATCCGGTTGCTTCAGCAGCACTTCACCTGCCAGCGGACAAAGTTCGATCCGCACACTGACCACATTGGGCAACACCAACTGGGTTCTGTCCTCCTGGACATCTGCGGATGGAAAAAAACAGCCCATCCTCAGTCCCGCGCCCACGCTTACGATCGGTTATCAAGGCCGCATCAGCGGCCAGTCCGGCGTGAACAACTATGTGGGCAACGTCCGGGTCTACGATGATCGGCTCAATTGGGGTGAGCATCTGGGAGTCACCCGCATGGCGGGCTCGCCCGAATTGATGGCCAGTGAAAATCGCTACCTCTCGGATTTGAAGCTGACCCAAAGCGTAACCGTGCGCGGCAACCTTTTGGTTTTCATGGGCAAAAAGAGCCCCCGTTTGGAATACGTCCGCGCTGATCCGTAA
- a CDS encoding methyltransferase family protein, producing the protein MSMQPTLDLLPVFCAIALYIARIREFFVKRNVIAGQVNERATFLALLISGTLVVTLALVEYLVRGTGFHALPFICGLIVAGSAFVIRAAAVRALGRMWSVHIEIRREHELVRGGPFAWVRHPIYLAAILELVGAMLLMNSLYTWIVFVFFFIPSLFARIRLEERAMIAQFGDAYVRYRQTTPAVLPWRGRTH; encoded by the coding sequence ATGTCCATGCAACCCACCTTGGATTTACTCCCTGTTTTTTGCGCAATCGCTCTCTACATCGCACGCATCCGGGAGTTTTTTGTTAAACGGAATGTCATCGCCGGACAGGTGAATGAACGGGCTACTTTTCTCGCACTTTTGATCAGCGGCACGCTGGTGGTCACCCTCGCCTTGGTTGAGTATTTGGTGCGCGGGACCGGGTTTCATGCGCTGCCGTTTATCTGCGGCCTGATCGTGGCCGGATCGGCCTTCGTCATTCGCGCCGCCGCGGTTCGCGCCCTCGGCCGCATGTGGAGCGTTCATATTGAAATTCGTCGCGAGCACGAACTCGTGCGCGGAGGCCCATTTGCGTGGGTGCGCCATCCGATCTATCTGGCCGCCATTCTTGAACTCGTCGGAGCGATGTTATTGATGAACTCGCTCTATACTTGGATCGTCTTTGTGTTTTTCTTCATCCCGAGTTTATTTGCCCGCATTCGCCTGGAGGAACGCGCCATGATAGCCCAATTCGGCGACGCTTATGTGCGCTACCGTCAAACCACCCCCGCTGTCCTTCCCTGGCGAGGCCGCACCCACTGA
- a CDS encoding beta-ketoacyl-[acyl-carrier-protein] synthase family protein: MDNPERRVVITGIGLLAPNGLTVEAFWESLCAGRSGAAPITHFDASKLPTRIACELKGFEAGDYIDAKKAKRLDPSLQFGVIAAKTAFADAGLTAQTVDPSRVSIFEGTSVGGMRSTLEGNLTYLEKGYRAMSPFGLINAYCGGGSSEIALELELPGRAVTICTACSSGNDAIGFGLQAIREDDSDIVIAGATEAPIVGGYVGIFSSAKSLARGNDNPQTAMKPFDRKRDGFLLGEGAAFVVLEELSHALARNARIYAEVLGQGSSCEAYHSVAQNPEGTGLFRAMQKAMRLARITPDEVDYINAHASATESNDLVETRAIKRLFGVHARRVAISGTKPVTGHLAGAAGALESVICALAVHRKVIPPTINLTEPEEGCDLDYTPNVARPYPVRVAMNLNAGFGGKNSCLILREFVA; encoded by the coding sequence ATGGACAATCCTGAGCGCAGAGTCGTCATCACCGGTATCGGACTGCTCGCTCCCAATGGTCTCACGGTCGAAGCCTTTTGGGAAAGCCTCTGCGCGGGCCGCAGCGGCGCGGCCCCCATCACGCACTTCGACGCCTCCAAGCTGCCCACCCGCATTGCCTGCGAACTCAAGGGTTTTGAAGCCGGCGACTACATCGATGCCAAAAAGGCCAAGCGGCTCGACCCGTCGCTGCAGTTTGGCGTCATCGCCGCCAAGACCGCCTTTGCCGATGCCGGCCTCACCGCCCAGACAGTCGACCCCTCGCGTGTTTCCATTTTCGAGGGCACGTCGGTCGGCGGCATGCGCAGCACACTTGAAGGCAACCTGACGTATTTGGAAAAAGGTTACCGGGCCATGAGTCCGTTCGGCCTCATCAACGCCTACTGCGGTGGCGGCAGCTCCGAAATCGCCTTGGAACTCGAATTACCCGGCCGCGCAGTGACCATTTGCACCGCGTGCTCATCAGGCAACGACGCCATTGGTTTCGGCCTTCAGGCCATTCGCGAGGATGATAGCGACATCGTGATCGCCGGTGCCACCGAGGCTCCCATCGTGGGTGGTTACGTCGGCATCTTCTCCTCCGCCAAATCCCTCGCCCGCGGCAACGACAACCCGCAGACGGCGATGAAGCCCTTTGACCGCAAGCGCGATGGATTCCTGCTCGGCGAAGGCGCCGCCTTTGTCGTTCTCGAAGAATTGTCCCACGCCCTCGCCCGTAATGCGCGGATCTATGCCGAGGTGCTCGGGCAGGGTTCGAGCTGCGAAGCCTATCACTCGGTCGCGCAAAACCCCGAAGGCACCGGCCTGTTTCGCGCCATGCAGAAAGCGATGCGCCTCGCCCGCATCACGCCCGACGAAGTGGACTATATTAACGCCCACGCGTCAGCTACTGAGAGCAACGATTTGGTGGAGACACGCGCCATCAAGCGACTCTTCGGCGTTCACGCCCGTCGCGTCGCCATCAGCGGAACCAAGCCGGTCACCGGCCATCTCGCCGGTGCCGCCGGCGCTCTGGAATCGGTCATTTGCGCGCTGGCCGTGCATCGCAAAGTGATCCCGCCCACCATCAATCTGACGGAGCCAGAGGAGGGTTGTGATCTTGATTATACCCCCAACGTGGCCCGCCCGTATCCGGTGCGCGTCGCCATGAATCTCAATGCCGGATTTGGCGGAAAAAATTCCTGCCTGATTCTCCGGGAGTTCGTCGCCTGA
- a CDS encoding sensor histidine kinase: MNFFSTAPLIAAAGNLLIAIFVLLQAPGQKLNRIFFFFGICLTLWTFGAFMMFRVSDAEDALVWARLLHVGVIFLPILLFELSMQITRSPLIKFMPLLYCLGFFFLIADATPYFIRDVHYVGYGYFGTVGPLYWLFSLTIPSLSVPSLITLIKKRQTAVSIQRHRLTLLILAVSMLLVFGLHDVGPLFGFDYYPGTRIPVYPLGTAAALVYGGLVAYSVLQHQLLDIRLGLGRVAATFTRLLFFCGIGFMLIFVLALGFPHLFSLGSILGFLMVLALSGLVSSVLFPRLLGGNTETLERRILGDRFEYRDKVTAFIDSLPQYRLVAPLLDDLFTLLSETVKINRFQLTLFAPSTREVLIGRVFPPTLSGTTPPDYNCTLMQIIQQHPEKPWFDFSDLPGPTGEKSGDVQKIRDQFASLEPAFCFPLRSADDISGLLILGEKSDRSYYTAVDLEVISELTQNISTLIDQIRLKDQIGMAEKLESLAVMSRGLAHDLNNLLTPINTYIQLTGSSHQVEDPDRELLQIVSKNITAIKTYVREAVFFSTTLAPKIGPLPIRMLLDGLASICLHQLNKKQIGLLFEVPEPFEFRGDAVLLERLLSNLVFNAVDASPVDSSITVRAIRLPRVPGRPLWMRLQVIDQGTGISPDNLGKVFAPYFTTKDLGDQTRGFGLGLTICQKIVHLHHGTITLHSIEGQGTTIQIDLPTDPDAPPAASPS, translated from the coding sequence ATGAACTTTTTTTCGACCGCGCCGCTGATAGCAGCCGCCGGCAACCTGCTAATTGCCATCTTTGTTCTGCTCCAGGCGCCCGGCCAGAAGCTGAACCGGATTTTTTTCTTCTTCGGCATCTGTCTTACGCTTTGGACGTTTGGTGCGTTCATGATGTTTCGGGTTTCCGACGCCGAGGATGCTCTGGTGTGGGCGCGGCTTCTTCATGTCGGGGTCATTTTTCTACCGATCCTGCTTTTCGAACTTTCAATGCAGATCACGCGCTCGCCGCTGATCAAATTCATGCCGTTGCTGTATTGCCTCGGCTTCTTTTTTTTAATCGCCGACGCCACTCCGTATTTCATCCGCGACGTGCACTACGTCGGCTACGGTTATTTCGGAACCGTCGGGCCTCTTTATTGGTTATTCAGTCTCACCATTCCGTCTCTTTCCGTCCCCTCTTTGATCACGCTGATAAAGAAGCGGCAGACGGCTGTCTCCATTCAAAGACACCGGCTTACCCTGCTGATTCTGGCGGTGAGCATGCTGCTTGTTTTCGGTCTGCACGATGTCGGGCCTTTGTTCGGTTTCGATTATTACCCGGGCACCCGCATTCCCGTTTACCCGCTGGGAACCGCGGCCGCGTTGGTCTATGGCGGACTGGTTGCCTATAGCGTGTTGCAACATCAGTTGCTGGACATCCGCCTGGGACTGGGCCGGGTGGCTGCAACCTTCACGCGTTTGCTCTTCTTTTGCGGCATCGGTTTCATGCTGATATTTGTGCTGGCGTTGGGATTCCCTCATTTATTTTCGCTGGGCTCGATTCTCGGATTTTTGATGGTTCTGGCCCTCAGCGGATTGGTGAGTTCAGTGCTCTTTCCCCGGTTATTGGGTGGAAACACCGAGACCTTGGAGCGCCGTATTCTGGGAGACCGGTTCGAGTATCGGGACAAGGTCACCGCATTCATCGACAGCCTGCCGCAATACCGGCTCGTCGCCCCGTTGCTCGATGATTTGTTCACGCTACTTTCCGAAACGGTCAAAATAAACCGGTTTCAACTGACCCTCTTCGCCCCCTCCACCCGCGAAGTTCTCATCGGCCGTGTCTTTCCACCCACGCTATCCGGCACCACCCCGCCTGACTACAATTGCACGCTGATGCAGATCATCCAACAGCACCCGGAAAAACCTTGGTTCGACTTCTCAGACCTTCCCGGACCGACCGGTGAAAAATCCGGCGATGTGCAGAAAATCCGCGACCAGTTCGCCAGCCTTGAGCCGGCCTTCTGTTTCCCGCTTCGCTCCGCCGACGATATTTCGGGACTGCTCATTCTGGGCGAAAAAAGCGACCGCAGCTACTATACCGCTGTAGACCTCGAGGTGATCAGCGAGCTAACCCAGAACATCAGCACGTTGATCGACCAGATCCGTCTCAAGGATCAGATTGGCATGGCCGAGAAACTGGAGTCACTCGCCGTGATGTCGCGAGGACTCGCGCACGATCTCAACAATCTACTGACGCCGATTAACACTTACATCCAGCTCACCGGCTCGTCTCATCAAGTGGAAGATCCCGACCGCGAACTGCTCCAGATCGTATCCAAAAACATCACTGCAATAAAAACGTATGTGCGCGAGGCGGTGTTCTTCTCCACCACGCTGGCTCCCAAAATCGGTCCGCTGCCAATTCGAATGCTACTGGATGGGCTCGCTTCGATCTGCCTGCACCAGCTCAACAAAAAACAAATCGGCCTGCTCTTCGAAGTCCCCGAACCCTTCGAGTTCCGTGGCGACGCCGTCCTGCTGGAACGCCTGCTTTCAAATCTGGTTTTCAACGCCGTCGACGCATCCCCTGTCGATTCATCAATCACAGTTCGCGCCATCCGGTTGCCACGCGTGCCCGGACGTCCGCTCTGGATGCGCCTGCAGGTGATCGACCAAGGCACCGGTATATCACCTGACAATCTGGGGAAAGTATTCGCGCCTTATTTCACAACCAAGGACCTCGGCGATCAAACACGAGGTTTCGGACTGGGCCTGACTATCTGTCAAAAGATTGTTCACCTTCACCACGGCACGATCACTTTGCACAGCATCGAAGGACAGGGAACCACCATTCAAATCGACCTACCGACCGACCCTGACGCCCCGCCCGCCGCCTCCCCTTCATGA